The Medicago truncatula cultivar Jemalong A17 chromosome 4, MtrunA17r5.0-ANR, whole genome shotgun sequence genome includes a region encoding these proteins:
- the LOC25491646 gene encoding cytochrome P450 83B1 produces the protein MLPFLLVLFLIFPLLFFFLKRSRNINARHPPGPRGLPIIGNLHQLDNSILYLQLSNLSKIYGPIFSLKLGLRPAIVVSSDKIAKEIFKNNDHVFSNRPMLYGQQRLSYNGSEIVFSQYSDFWRDIRKICVIHIFSAKRVSYYSSIRKFEVKQMIKNISNHATSSNVTNLSEILTSLSSTIICRIAFGRSYEDEGTNKRSKFHGMLREFEAMLTALFISDYIPFTGWIDKLSGLRARLERNFKEMDEFYQEVIDEHLDPNRQHEDDEEVIVDVLLQLKKERLFPIDLTFDHIKGVLMNMLVAATDTTSATIVWAMTALIKNPRVMKKVQQEIRNSRVKKEFIDEDDIQNFSYLKAVIKETLRLYLPGPLLVPRETREKCIISGYQIPAKAIVFVNAWAIHTDPDVWKNPEEFYPERFLESSINFYGQDFELIPFGAGRRICPGMSMAVASLEVILANLLYSFDWELPDGMVKEDIDTERWPGLTQHKKNELCLAAKIPM, from the exons ATGTTGCCATTCCTCCTTGTTTTGTTCCTAATTTTTCCATTACTTTTCTTCTTCCTGAAACGTAGTAGAAACATTAATGCACGTCATCCACCTGGGCCTAGAGGCCTACCCATAATTGGGAATCTTCATCAGCTTGACAATTCTATTCTTTATCTTCAAttatcaaatctttcaaaaatttatggACCAATATTTTCCTTGAAACTTGGTTTAAGGCCAGCAATTGTTGTTTCTTCAGATAAAATTGCCAAAgagatatttaaaaataatgatcatgtgttttCTAATAGACCTATGTTATATGGTCAGCAAAGATTATCTTATAATGGGTCAGAAATTGTATTTTCTCAATATAGTGATTTTTGGAGAgatataagaaaaatttgtgTTATTCATATATTTAGCGCGAAGCGTGTGTCATATTATTCTTCTATAAGAAAGTTTGAGGTGAagcaaatgataaaaaatatttctaatcATGCTACTTCTTCAAATGTTACAAATTTGAGTGAGATATTGACTTCTCTCTCTAGTACAATAATTTGTAGGATTGCTTTCGGTAGGAGTTATGAAGATGAAGGAACTAATAAGAGGAGTAAATTCCATGGAATGTTGCGTGAGTTTGAGGCCATGTTGACAGCTCTCTTTATTTCTGATTATATTCCATTTACGGGTTGGATTGATAAACTATCTGGCCTTCGTGCACGTCTCGAACGAAATTTTAAGGAGATGGATGAGTTTTACCAGGAGGTTATTGATGAACATTTGGATCCAAATAGACaacatgaagatgatgaagaggtCATTGTTGATGTCTTGCTACAATTGAAGAAAGAACGTTTGTTTCCAATTGATCTTACTTTTGATCACATTAAAGGAGTCCTCATG AACATGCTTGTAGCTGCAACGGATACCACATCTGCCACAATAGTTTGGGCTATGACTGCCTTAATAAAAAATCCAAGAGTAATGAAGAAAGTGCAACAAGAGATTAGGAATTCAAGagttaaaaaagaatttatagatGAAGATGATATACAAAATTTCTCCTACTTGAAGGCAGTGATAAAAGAGACATTGAGATTGTACCTACCAGGCCCATTGCTTGTGCCAAGAGAAACAAGGGAAAAGTGCATTATAAGTGGCTACCAAATTCCTGCAAAGGCGATTGTGTTTGTGAATGCTTGGGCTATTCATACAGACCCAGATGTTTGGAAAAACCCAGAAGAGTTTTATCCTGAAAGATTTTTAGAAAGTTCTATAAATTTTTATGGACAAGATTTTGAACTAATTCCCTTTGGAGCCGGTCGTAGAATTTGCCCAGGTATGTCTATGGCAGTTGCATCATTGGAAGTTATCCTTGCAAATCTTCTATACTCCTTTGATTGGGAATTACCAGATGGTATGGTAAAGGAAGATATTGATACTGAAAGGTGGCCAGGACTCACTCAACACAAGAAGAATGAGCTTTGCCTTGCAGCCAAGATTCCTATGTAG
- the LOC25491647 gene encoding cytochrome P450 83B1, whose amino-acid sequence MLPFLLVLCLIFPLLFFFLKRSRNINARHPPGPRGLPIIGNLHQLDNSILYLQLSKLSKIYGPIFSLKLGLRPAIVVSSDKIAKEIFKNNDHVFSNRPMLYGQQRLSYNGSEIVFSQYSDFWREIRKLCVIHIFSAKRVSYYSSIRKFEVKQMIKNISNHAASSIVTNLSEILTSLSSTIICRIAFGRSYEDEGTNKRSKFHGMLHEFEAMLIAFFVSDYIPFTGWIDNLSGLRARLERNFKEMDEFYQEVIDEHLDPNRQHEDDEEVIVDVLLQLKKERLFPIDLTFDHIKGVLMNMLVAATGTTSATAVWAMTALIKNPRVMKKVQQEIRNSRVKKEFIDEDDIRNLSYLKAVIKETLRLYLPAPLLAPRETTEKCTINGFQIPAKAIVFVNAWAIHTDSNVWKNPEEFYPERFLESSLNFHGQDFELIPFGAGRRICPGMSMAVASLELILSNLLYSFDWELPDGLIKEDIDTERWPGLTQHKKNELCLAAKIPM is encoded by the exons ATGTTGCCATTCCTCCTTGTTTTGTGCCTAATTTTTCCATTACTTTTCTTCTTCCTGAAACGTAGTAGAAACATTAATGCACGTCATCCACCTGGGCCTAGAGGCCTACCCATAATTGGGAATCTTCATCAGCTTGACAATTCTATTCTTTATCTTCAATTATCaaaactttcaaaaatttatgGACCAATATTTTCCTTGAAACTTGGTTTAAGGCCAGCAATTGTTGTTTCTTCAGATAAAATTGCCAAAgagatatttaaaaataatgatcatgtgttttCTAATAGACCTATGTTATATGGCCAGCAAAGATTATCTTATAATGGGTCAGAAATTGTATTTTCTCAATATAGTGATTTTTGGAGAGAGATAAGAAAACTTTGTGTTATTCATATATTTAGCGCGAAGCGTGTGTCATATTATTCTTCTATAAGAAAGTTTGAGGTGAagcaaatgataaaaaatatttctaatcATGCTGCTTCTTCAATTGTTACAAATTTGAGTGAGATATTGACTTCTCTCTCTAGTACAATAATTTGTAGGATTGCTTTCGGTAGGAGTTATGAAGATGAAGGAACTAATAAGAGGAGTAAATTCCATGGAATGTTGCATGAGTTTGAGGCCATGTTGATAGCTTTCTTTGTCTCTGATTATATTCCATTCACAGGTTGGATTGATAACCTATCTGGCCTTCGTGCACGTCTCGAACGAAATTTTAAGGAGATGGATGAGTTTTACCAGGAGGTTATTGATGAACATTTGGATCCAAATAGACaacatgaagatgatgaagaggtCATTGTTGATGTCTTGCTACAATTGAAGAAAGAACGTTTGTTTCCAATTGATCTTACTTTTGATCACATTAAAGGAGTCCTCATG AATATGCTTGTAGCGGCAACAGGTACCACGTCTGCCACAGCAGTTTGGGCTATGACTGCCTTAATAAAAAATCCAAGAGTAATGAAGAAAGTACAACAAGAGATTAGGAATTCAAGagttaaaaaagaatttatagatGAAGATGATATACGAAATTTGTCCTACTTAAAGGCAGTGATAAAAGAGACATTGAGATTGTACCTGCCAGCCCCATTGCTTGCGCCAAGAGAAACAACTGAAAAATGCACTATAAATGGCTTCCAAATTCCCGCAAAGGCGATAGTGTTTGTGAATGCTTGGGCTATTCATACAGACTCAAATGTTTGGAAAAACCCAGAAGAATTTTATCCAGAGAGATTTTTAGAAAGTTCTTTAAATTTTCATGGACAAGATTTTGAACTAATTCCTTTTGGAGCCGGTCGTAGAATTTGTCCAGGTATGTCTATGGCAGTTGCATCACTCGAACTTATCCTTTCCAATCTTCTATATTCCTTTGATTGGGAATTACCAGATGGCCTGATAAAGGAAGATATTGATACTGAAAGGTGGCCAGGACTCACTCAACACAAGAAGAATGAACTTTGCCTTGCAGCCAAGATTCCTATGTAG